The following is a genomic window from Deinococcus reticulitermitis.
CCGGACAGAGCCGCTGGTACGAGATTTACGTTCCTATCGCTGATGACCTGTACGACACACATCTCAATATCCTTGAAAAGGAGGCCCAAGGTGGCAAAAAAGTGGAGTGACCTCAAAGCGCAGATGGCCCCAGAACGTCAGGCCCGCATTGACGCCCGTACAGAAGCCCTACAGCTAGAGATGGACTTGGCCGAACTGCGTAGAACCCGTGACCTGACCCAATCCGCTGTGGCCGAAGTGCTGGAAAAAGAGCAGGCCGCCATTTCCAAAATTGAGGGCAGAGAAGACATGTTCCTAAGTACCCTGCGCGAGTATGTCCGGGCACTCGGGGGTGAACTGAAGCTCATCGCCTCCTTCCCTGACGCTGAAATTCAGATTCACCC
Proteins encoded in this region:
- a CDS encoding helix-turn-helix domain-containing protein encodes the protein MAKKWSDLKAQMAPERQARIDARTEALQLEMDLAELRRTRDLTQSAVAEVLEKEQAAISKIEGREDMFLSTLREYVRALGGELKLIASFPDAEIQIHPSRR